The nucleotide window GAAACTGATGGTGGTTTTTTCCGAAATCAAATAACAGAAAATTTTTTATATGGATTGGAAACACTTGATGACTTGTCAAAAACTAATTTGCCAATCGTAAAAAAACACTTCGAGTTGGTATCTTTTTTGAAGAAAGATAAGCAAAAAATATTTGATGATTTTTCAAACATGCCGTTTGCGAGGCAACATCACGATTTCAAGCAGGACAACATCATTGGAAATCCACAAAAATTGGTTGATTGGGGATCTTCTTATGGATATGGGCCATTTTTGTTTGATCTTGCTCCTTTTTTGTTAAACAATAAAAACCAATTAGAACTATACAAATCAAAATCAGATGTCTGCAAGGGCTTTACAGACCGCCAGATAAATCGCTGGCTTTATGTCGCCGCTGTAGCAAGATATATGGAAGATTTGAGATATAGAATTAGCGATAATGGATGGAATTCGTCTAAAGAAAAATGCGAACGCTTTCTTGAGAGCGAGTATGATAATTATCAGTCATTGCTTGATAAAATATAGCTAAAATTTCAGGAGATAGATCATGAGTTCATCAGTTCCCAAAATTGAAGGACACGCTACTTTTTACGCCCATCTTCGTGCCGGAAAAGTTGACAAGGCCAGAATTATTGGCCTTGATGGAGATCGGTTTGTTGAAAAAATATTATTCGGGCGCAGCTATATGGAAGTACCAGTAATTACCTCTCGCATCTGTGGTATATGCCCCGTAATTCACAATGTTACCTCAACCAAAGCTGTGGAAAATGCTCTCGATATCAAGGTTTCCGAACAAGTAGAAACACTGCGGAAACTAATGCTCTGTGGCCAGATGGTTCAGAGCCACTCGCTTCATCTATACCTTCTGGTTCTTCCCGATTTCATGGGAATGTCTTCCTCTTTCGAGCTTCAAAAAAAGCACCCGGATATTTTTGCCGATGCAGTTGCCCTAAAATCATATGCCGATAGTATTATTGAGATAATCGGAGGCAGGGCAGTTCATCCGGTTTCGAACGTACCTGGCGGTTTCAAAAAATTTCCGGAAATTTCTGAATTACGGAAATTACTGGAAGAAAGTAAAAAGATGACCGATCTTGGGATTAAAACATTAAAGCTTTTTCAGTCATTTAATTATCCTGAAATTTCCCGCAAGATAATTTACTCGGCGTTGTCTGACCTGAATGAATATGCTTTCTATGGCGGAGAAATCAAGACCACGAGCGGTGAGAATTTTAAAGCAAAAGATTATAAAAAATATATTTACGAAGAAATTCTGCCATATAATCGTGCGAAATTTGGAACGCTCAAGGGCAAAGAAATGATGGTTGGCGCAATTGCCCGGATTAATCTCAACAAGAAACAATTGGAAAAAGAAATTGGAAGTTTGAAGGAACTTGGTGTAGGTGAAGAGCTGTCCGATAATCCATTCGGTAACATAATTGCCCAAGCAATTGAAAACTATTATTTTATCGTAAAATCAGAAGCGATAATTGAAAAATTAATTAAAGAGGGTATTTCCGAAGAGTCAATAGTTGAACCAAAAAAAATTGATGAAGGAGTTGCTGCTTGCGAAGCACCGCGTGGAACGCTGTTTCACTACTACAAATTTGACAAAGAAGGTATGCTTGAAAAGTGTGATATTGTTACGCCAACCGTACAAAATCTGCCAGCATTGGAATATGACATGAAAAAACTCGGCCCCTTTCTCAAGGACTTGGACGAAACAGAGAGAACAGAAATGATTGAGATGCTTATTCGTTCATATGACCCATGCATCACTTGCGCCACACATTAATACAGAAATGAATAGCCCCAAAGGGGACCGTTCGGGTCGAATCTGAACCAATAGCAAATATACGAATTATTAGTAAATTAACCATCAGTATATTAGCAATCGATTTATGAATGCAATCATTGAAATCAAAAAACTGACAAAATATTATGGCAAAACCCTCGGGATTAAAAGCCTTGATTTGGATGTAATTGAAGGAGAAATATTTGGTTTTATCGGGCCAAATGGCGCTGGCAAATCTACAACGATCAGGCTTTTGCTAGATTTAATTCGGCCAACAGCGGGAAGTGCAAAAATTTTTGGCAAAGATATCCACCGCCATAGTGTGGAGCTTAAACAAGATATCGGCTATTTGCCAGGAGAAATATTTTTGCCGGAAAATCTCACCGGTAAAAGCTGTATTAATTATTTTAAATCCTTCAAGGAAACAATTGATGACAGATATCTTAAAGATTTAAAATCTCGTTTTGAATTTGATGATAAGAAAAAGATTTCCCAGTATTCCAAAGGCAATAAGCAAAAATTAGCAATAATTTTAGCCCTGATGCACAAGCCGAAACTCCTAATTCTAGACGAACCGACAAGCGGGCTCGACCCCTTAAACCAGCAAGAATTTTACAAGGTTATCACCGAAACAAAGGAGTGGAGAACAACAACTTTTTTCTCAACTCATATTTTGGATGAGGCTGAATTTCTTTGCGATCGAGTCGGAATCATTAAGGATGGCCGTCTGCTCCAGATTGAAGACATCGACAAATTTAAAGAAAAAAATATTCGTGAAATAAATCTGGAAACCACCGCAGATATTCCTCTTTCGGCCTTGAAAATTGATGGCGTCGAAAAGACGGAAAAAACTGATCATGGCTATCGCCTAATCACCAAGGGCCATAACGGCGAATTGATAAAAATCATTTCGAAATTTGCAATCGATGACATTAAAATATCCGAACCATCGCTTGAAGAAATATTTATGCATTTTTACGAAAAATAACTAATAGCTAGAAACTAAAATGTAAAATCTAAGGATGGGTCGTTAAATAATTGTTTTGATAAAATATGGTTTTAAGTTTTAACATTTAAGTTATTACATGGATAATATGATCGCAATAATGTACAGAAAATTTATTGACCAAGCGATTTCACTTCTATATTATTTTGGCGGCCTACTCGCCTACTCCTGGATGATGATCGCCATGTTTCCAACAATGAAGACGGCAGATCTGGCCGGTATTTACAACCAATTTCCCAAAGAATTTCTAAAGTTTTTTGGCGCCAACGGGATTGAAAGCATGGGAACGGTAGAAGGTTTTTTATCTATAGAATTTCTTTCGCTGTTTTTTATACTAATTATCGCTTTTTATATCGGCTCGTCCGCCGGATCAACCATAGCTGGCGCAATCGAAAAAAGGACAATGGATTTTCAGCTATCACAGCCAATTTCTCGGGCTAAGCTTTTACTCAGTGAGACAATCGTCGGGCTCCTCAACACTGCACTTTTGGTATTTGCCACTTCAGGCAGTATCTATATTCTTGCAAAGGCATACGATGTTTCAATGAGCACTCGGGGAATCTTCGTTTTTGCTTTTGTGGCGATAATATTCTTATGGGCATTTTACGGGTTAGCAGTTTTGATTTCTTCCATCTTGCGCAGCAAAATCACCGTTGCCTCGATAACGGTATCTATTATCATGGGCTTGTATATATTGAATGCTCTTTCGAAAATCGTGGATAAACTGGCAAAGATCGAAAAATACACATTGTTTAATATGTATAATCCACAAAAACTTTTGACCGATCACATCATAAACTGGCACCAGATCGAATTCTTGCTTTTAGTTCTTGTGGTTGGAATAATTAGTTCAATATTGATATTTAATAATAAAGATATCTAGCTATTTGGTTAACGAGATCGGCGATTCGTATAAAATTTATCCGTTCGCCATATTTTATGGTTTCCTAGAAACGAAAACTAATCCGATCGGGTAGGTTTTTGGAAACTTAGGTTGTTTTTCAAGAAGTTCGGCGGTTACTTCCGGCTCTAACATTTTTTCAACCACAAACCCCGCTTTAATCAAAGAATTAAAATAATCAGAAATCGGCCGTTGATAATGTTCAATCTCGTAAACCTTTTGGTATTTTTGAGCAACATCAACATCCCGAATCTTACTGTTGTCCATTGTAAATTTCGAGTATCCCCTACTAAAATACCCTTTCGATCCCCGAATGGTCCTCTCTTTCCCGTCGGCTTGTCCCCGCAAATAGGTAACGAGATCCCATACAGGGTGAGTGATTGCAAACAAAAACCGTCCTCCGTTTTTCAAGGTTTTAAAAGCCTGGGACGTAACAAAGTCAATCTCTTCGAGTTCGTTCAGCAAGAAACCTGAAAAAATTACATCTACGGAATTCGGTTTTATTTTCCAGGGTTTGGTAACATCTTGTTCAATAAATTCGGCTATATTGGTCTGAACTCTTTTTCTCGCAAAATCCAAATTATGGGGAGATATGTCGATTAGAATTAGTCGATCTGGGTTCTGACCCTCAATTTGCGAACTGAAATAACCGTTGCCGCACCCCAAATCAACCACCGTCTTCCCGTTTAACGTTCCAATCTCAGATAATAATTGCGGGTTGAGCACATATTGTTTGTAGACCCCGCCATTATCTCCGGTCGCTTCGTTCCAAAAACTCGCAAATTCAGGATCTAAATATGCAGAAATCGCATTATTCTGTGTCATGGTGGTCCATTTCTTTATGGGTTTTTATAAATTTTAAGTTCTCTTTTGCTTCGGTTTCGGAGATTTTTGAAAGTGCCCTGCCGTCGTGCATCAAAATCCAATCCCCGACTTTAGGATTTTGAACTAGAGAAATATCGGCCTTGTATTCTTCACCCTCATAATCAAAAAGGGCAATTGCCCCTTTGATTTCTTTGATTTTTCCAGGTATTGCTAAACACATGGTCACTACACTCCAAATCAAAAATCAAAATTTAAAAATCAAAAAATTGGAATTATTTATTTTGAATTTGTTACCCGCTCCACCATATCCACAAGCCTCTCTGAGTATCCCCACTCGTTGTCATACCAGGCAATTATTTTAACAAGATCTCCACCGATCACGCATGTTAATGGTAGGTCGACTATCGATGAATATGGATTTTGTTTAAGGTCGCTTGATACCAGCGGCTCTTCTGAAACCTGAATTATTCCTTTGTGGCTGCCATCTGCAGCCTTTTTAAGTGCTTCATTAATATCATCGACTGAAACTTTTTTGGAAAGAACCGCAACGATATCAGAGAGCGAAACCACCGGGGATGGAACACGGATCGATAAGCCGTCAAATTTATTCTTAAGCTTGGGTATTGTCAAAGTCGCTGCTATTGCCGCACCTGTCGTAGTCGGAACAATATTTTGGGCTGCAGCGCGAGCCCGGCGCAGGTCTTTATGCGGACCGTCAACCAAATTTTGGTCAGCCGTATAGGAATGAATCGTTGTCATCATTGATTTTTCAACGCCAAATTCATCCTCAATCACCTTCATCACCGGCGCGATACAATTGGTTGTACAGGAAGCATTTGAGACAATACTCTCGTCATCGTATTTATCAGCATTAGCGCCGATCACGAAAGTCGGAACCGAATCATCCTTTGCCGGCGCGGACAAAACAACTTTTTTGGCGCCGGCTTCCAAATGGGCTTTTGCCAAATCATTAGTCAAAAATATACCGGTCGACTCGATGACAACATCGATATCAAGTACTTTCCATGGCAAAGCTCCCGGATTTTTCTCCGAAAGGTAATGGATTTTCTTGTTATTGACGATAATCTCATTATCAGAAAAGCCAACTTCCCGGTCGTAAATACCGTAGCATGTGTCGTATTTTAAAAGATGGGCTTGGGTTTCTGCCGGGCACAGGTCATTTAAAGCGACAAGCTCAACATTCGGCCGGTCCAAAATTATCTTCGCCGCCGCCCGGCCGATCCGTCCAAAGCCATTAATTGCTACTCGCAGCATCCACCTCCTTCGGGATAACAACGTCACCTTTAAAACTTTTATTTGCTGCCCAAATGCGGCAGATTTCGACAAATACACTTGCTCTAAGGCTGGCACTGCCAACCAAGACTCCATCAATCAACGGCGATTTAGCAAAATTTAATATTTTTTCATGGTCTATGCTGCCACCATACAAAATTGGGCTTTCTCGGAATATCACTTCGCGAAGTTTGGCCACTGCTTTTTCTGCATGTTCGACCGGTGCGGCATTGTGATTGCCAATTGCCCATACGGGCTCGTAAGCCACAACAATATCCTTGTATTTGTTTTTTGGAACATGAGTCAAGGCCTCTTCAAGCTGGTCGGCAGCATCGGACAGGGGGGCGCTTTTCGTTTTCTCGCCAACACAAATGATTGGAGACAATCCGTGTTTTAAGGCTGCTAACACTTTTTCATTAACATCAAAATCTGTCTCGCCAAAATGAGCCCGGCGTTCCGAATGTCCGACAATTACGTATTTGCAAACATCGCGAATCATAATCGGCGAGATTTCACCGGTGTAAGGACCCTCATCTTCATAAAACATATTTTGGGCCCCTAGGTTAACCTTTCCGTCTCTTTTCAAAATTTCTGATAGTTCAGAAAGCCAGATCACTGGCGGGCAGACCACGACCTCGACTCCATCAAGACTGGCAACAGAGTTTCTGATTGAGGTCGCTAAAATATACGCATCAGATGCCCGCGTATACATCTTCCAGTTCGCAACAACCATCGGCCGTCTCATATTCCCTCGCTTTAAGAACTTATTTCACTCTTACATTATTATATAGCTTAATAATCATCTTTGCCAATTTAGTATTATCGTGGTACAAAGGCTTTTTTTCATCAACCAAATCCGCTCTAGAGATTTTCACTCCAGATATTTTCTCGTTTTCTGTTGTGATATTATAGACTTCACCAAGTTTTGATGATTGTTTTGACTTCTTTATTACATGGCTATTTACTAAGCAATAATCAAAAATTTTGCCTGGGGCATGTTTTTTTATTGCTGCAATGTGATCAGAGACAGAGTAATTTTCTGTCTCTCCTCTCTCGGTTGAAATGTTTGCAATATATATTTTCAGCGCTATTTTGTTAGATAATATGGCTTTTTTAATTCCAGGTATCAACAGGTTTGGAATTACACTAGTATACAAACTCCCTGGTCCCAAAAGGATCAAATCTGCCTCATTAATCGCCTGGACCGCTTTTTCATACGCCCTCACTTTGTCTTTATTTAAAAAGACAATATTAATTTTTTTTCCAGCTTGTGGAATCTTATCTTCCCCCAAAATTTTTTTTCCGCCAGCATACACAGCACCAATTTTAATATTATCCAGTGTGGCTGGTAAAATTTTTCCCGCCGTGCGAAAAATCGTGGAGGTTGCCTCTATTGCCTGTTCGAATGATCCTAGATGCTTAGTTAGGGCTGCAATCCAAATATTTCCAAGCGTATGGTTTGATAAGGATTTATTTTTCCCAGGAAATCGATATTCCAATATTTTGGATAATATTTCTCCATCTTCCGCCAACGCTGAAATACATTTACGGATATCTCCTGGTGGCAAAATATCAAATTCTTTCCTGATTACTCCCGTGGAAGAGCCGTCATCAGTCACAGCCACAATTGCTGAAATGTTATTAGAATATTTTTTAAGCCCGGATAATAAAACGGATAAACCCGTGCCACCACCGATTGCGGCAATTTTAATATCACTTCCAGCAAGAAGACGAGGGTCGTTAGGCTCGTAAACGAGATTTCTCCACCATGTTTTGAAAAAGCTTTCTCTCATTTTATCATCCCTTTAGCATGTAAGTCTCGATAATAAGAAATTGCAAATCTGTGTGCCTCATCACGCAATGCAACAATGTTGTTTTTGATTCCGGGGGTCTTTTCGATATAGCTTTTTACATCATGATTCTGAAAGTGTAGCTCGTCTTTGTCACGCTTTGGCCCCTTTGAAATTGAAATAATCGGGGCATGCAAACCTGATTCCGTAAGGACTTTCAGTGCAGCCTTAAGATGTGTTTCCCCGCCATCAATCACTACCAAATCAGGATCACCCCATTTGTTATTCATTCTGCGCCGTAGAATTTCTGCCATCATCGCGATGTCGTTAGCACCATTCACATTTTTGATTTTAAATTTTCGATATTCTTCCGGCGCTTTTTTACCAGAGATAAATACACTCATCGCGCCGACCGCATAGCTGCCAGAAATATTGGAAATATCGAAACATTCCATTCTTTTGAAATATACTTTGGTGCTATCAAACACATCATCCCGAATTCCCAGCGCCACATCTCGTAAATGGTCAAGGGCAGCAACCTGATTTCGTGTTAACGCTGCAACCTCATATCGCTTCTGCCGACTCAATTCTTTCATTTCTTTGTAAAGGGCTTGCTCAACCTCGGCTTTCTTCCCACGGAGAAAATTTTTAAGATATGTGATGTTTTTGTTATATTGTTTTTTATCTACCCAATCGGCGCAGGGCGCAGTGCAAACACGAATGTCACCATATATACAAGCACGGCATTTCTTGGCCTGCAGATTATATTTCGTTTTTGAACAATCGCGATAAGGAAAGATTTTCCTCAAATATCGCAATGATTTTTTAAGTTCCATTCCATTTGGATAGGGGCCAAATAATCTGCCCGCTTTTTTCTCGCGAGCAAACTCTTCGTGCGGTATATCTTTAATTCTTCTCAATCCAACGCATGGAAATTCTTCTTTTGTGAAATGAATTACAAAAAACGATTTATCATCCTTGAACTGAATATTATATCTTGGCTTAATTTTTTTAATCAGCTCGGCTTCAAGAATTACCGCCTCAATCTCACTTTCGGTTTCTTTGAAAATTATTTTTCTTGCGTTTGAAACCATTAGATCAATTGACGGACCACGGCCAATCTCTTTTAAAAAATATGATTTTATCCTACTTTTTAAATTTTTGGCTTTGCCCACATACAAAATATCCCCGTCGGCATTCTGAAACTGATATACCCCCGGGGATTTTGGCGCGTAAATTATATAATCCTGTAAACTCTTCATTTCAATTGCTTAATATATTTCACAACCTCATCTATTTTTATAATTTTCTTTTCTGTTTTTTTGCGATTTGCTATCTCAACTCCACCGGATTTGAAAGATCGCTCAGAAACAACAATGGTTATCGGACAACCAATCAGATCTGCGTCGGCAAACTTTTCGCCGGCAGTGATTTCTTCTCTATCGTCATACAACACTTCAATTCCAGCGTCAAGAAGCTCCTTGTAAATCTTCTCTGTTTCCTCATTTTTGTTTAAAGAGATTAAATTGACACTGAATGGCGCAATGTTTTTCGGCCAGATGATCCCATAATCATCGTGAAATAATTCTACAGCCGTGCCCAAAAGGCGTGTTAGACCAATGCCGTAACAACCCATTATCATTGCCACTTCTTTACCCTCAGAGTTCAGAACTTTAGCATTCATTTGGGATGAATATTTATTTGAAAGAGGAAAAATATTACCAACTTCAATTGAATTGGCCATAACAATTTTACCATCGCATTTCGGGCATTTATCACCCTCAGATACTTTCGCAATTTCTCTGTTTTGGGCAAAATCACACTTGTTGCAATAAAAGATTGTATCTTCACCGGAAGTCGCCAAAGCTTGAAATTCATGCGAAAATTCTGAGAATACTCCACCGCTAGCCTCGACCAATTTGGTCTCAATTCCACATCGGGAAAAAGCTCTAAAATACGCTTTGATCACTTCTTGATAGTACTTTTCAAAATCTGCTTCATCAATATGAAAGCTATACATATCTTTCATAATAAATTCTCGCCCACGAAGGAGACCTGACTTAGCTCTCGGCTCATTCCTGAACTTGGTTTGTATTTGATAAAGAGATATTGGCAAATCTTTGTATGAAGAAATATGATGCCTCACAATGTCGATGATCTGTTCTTCATGAGTTGCGCCAAGACCGATCTCCTTATTTCTTGAGTCCTTAAACTGATACATCACTTCAGACATCTTACTCCAGCGACCAGTTTCTTCCCATAATTCTCTTGGCTGAAGCACATTCATTAGAAGCTCTTGTCCCTCAACCTTATTCATTTCATCTCGAATAATATTTTCAATTTTAGAATAAACACTGAAACCAAGCGGAAGAAGTGCATACGCCCCCGCCATGTGTTTTTCAACAAAACCACCGCGAGCTAAAAGAGAGGCATTTATCGAATCAGAATCAGCCGGAGTTTCCTTATAAGTTTTGATAAGGCTTTTAGATCTTTTCATTCCCCGCTACTTTCTTATTAAATGTATTATATCACCATACGTGATCAATGCGATTAGAAGAAGCAAAAACACAAAGCCAACCGAGTGAATAATGTTTTCGACATACTCGCGAATTAATCTCCGACGAGCAACCATTTCAATTAAAATAAAAAGTATTCTGCCCCCATCAAGTGCAGGTATGGGCAAGATGTTCAAAATTGCCAGATTAATAGAAAGCAATGCAACAAATTGAAGAAGGGCAAGGATTCCCATTCTTACAAACAAACCGGTATAAGTATAAATTGCGACAGGGCCACCAACTCCTTCGCCAGCTTGTCCTGTAGTAAATAAATTATGCAAGTAATTTCCCAAAAACTCAAACGTAAAAATACCGATACGATATTCTTCGCGAGCCGCAACCCAGGGAGCATCATACAGCGGTACTCTGATTATGCTTCTCTCAATCAGTCCAACTCCCAAAGGTGCATCGGAAGATCCGGACAGAGAAACCTCTTGTTTATTTATCGCCCCATCTCTTTCGTATACTACAGTAACCTTTTGGCCATAATAAGCTTGAGTAAAATTGGTTAGATCTGAGAAACTTCCCACATTTTGAGTGGTGTTGCTAGAATCAATTTCTTTAATTATATCCCCGGCAGCCAAACCAGCAGACTTAGCTGGAGAATTATTTTCGAAATCGGCAATGATTATTTGATTAGATAGTCTTTTGCCAGGGACTTGATCCGAAGGAGAGATAACGGGAGACATGCCCACAGAAAAACCGACAACCAAAAGAACCCATGCCAGTACAATATTCATCAATATTCCAGCAAGAGAGATAATTAACCTTTTATAAGCCGGTTGATTTTCCAGTGCGCGCTTGCTTTTACTCTCCTCCAACTCACCGAGCATTTTTACATAACCGCCGAGAAAAAAGAAGGTATTTATAGTATATGTCGTCTCGCCCTTCTTTATCGAAAAAAGTCTCGGTGGAAAACCAAAAGCAAATTCTTCAACTTTCACTCCGGCTTTTTTTGCAGCGATAAAATGCCCGAATTCATGTGACAGAACAAGAAGCGCCAGAATTATAATAAATGTTACAATGGTCAATATCATCTAATTAGATCTTCATTACTTCAGATTCTTTTTCAGTGATCATTAAATCAACTTCTTTATTTTTCCGCTCTATTAGCTCATTCAGATCTTTTTCTGCTTGATATTTATCATCCTCAGTCGCTTCATTATTTTTAATAAGGCCCTGAACACGCGACCAAGCATCGCCACGAATTGTGCGAAGTGACACCTTGGCTTCTTCTCCGGTTTTTTTAACCTGTTTGGAAAGTTCGATTCTGCGTTCTTCTGTAATTGGTGGCAAACTCAAGCGGACAAACGTTCCATCGTTTACTGGAGTTAGGCCAAGGTCTGCATTTCTGATTGCGGTTTCAATATCTCCAAGAGAATTTCGATCAAAGGGTTTGATTTGAATTAGGCTTGCTTCAGGAACAGAAATGCTAGCCAACTCTTTGAGCGAAGTATTCATGCCATAATACGAAACTAGAATATCTTCAACCAACGAACCTTGCGCTCGGCCCGTGCGAATTTTTGTAAGATCGGATTTCAGGTTTACGATAGATGCTGACATTTTTACATCGGCATCTTTCAAAATATCTGCAATCATCAGCCTCCTTATTAATTCAATAAAATTTTATCACTTTAGTTGCCGAGTTCATAGCGGGTAAATCGTGAGATAACTATATTTTCTCCGATTTTGGCAATCAAATCATTGAGAAGATTTCCAATTGTTTTGTCCGGA belongs to Patescibacteria group bacterium and includes:
- a CDS encoding aminoacyl--tRNA ligase-related protein, whose amino-acid sequence is MKRSKSLIKTYKETPADSDSINASLLARGGFVEKHMAGAYALLPLGFSVYSKIENIIRDEMNKVEGQELLMNVLQPRELWEETGRWSKMSEVMYQFKDSRNKEIGLGATHEEQIIDIVRHHISSYKDLPISLYQIQTKFRNEPRAKSGLLRGREFIMKDMYSFHIDEADFEKYYQEVIKAYFRAFSRCGIETKLVEASGGVFSEFSHEFQALATSGEDTIFYCNKCDFAQNREIAKVSEGDKCPKCDGKIVMANSIEVGNIFPLSNKYSSQMNAKVLNSEGKEVAMIMGCYGIGLTRLLGTAVELFHDDYGIIWPKNIAPFSVNLISLNKNEETEKIYKELLDAGIEVLYDDREEITAGEKFADADLIGCPITIVVSERSFKSGGVEIANRKKTEKKIIKIDEVVKYIKQLK
- a CDS encoding gluconeogenesis factor YvcK family protein encodes the protein MRESFFKTWWRNLVYEPNDPRLLAGSDIKIAAIGGGTGLSVLLSGLKKYSNNISAIVAVTDDGSSTGVIRKEFDILPPGDIRKCISALAEDGEILSKILEYRFPGKNKSLSNHTLGNIWIAALTKHLGSFEQAIEATSTIFRTAGKILPATLDNIKIGAVYAGGKKILGEDKIPQAGKKINIVFLNKDKVRAYEKAVQAINEADLILLGPGSLYTSVIPNLLIPGIKKAILSNKIALKIYIANISTERGETENYSVSDHIAAIKKHAPGKIFDYCLVNSHVIKKSKQSSKLGEVYNITTENEKISGVKISRADLVDEKKPLYHDNTKLAKMIIKLYNNVRVK
- a CDS encoding class I SAM-dependent methyltransferase, which translates into the protein MTQNNAISAYLDPEFASFWNEATGDNGGVYKQYVLNPQLLSEIGTLNGKTVVDLGCGNGYFSSQIEGQNPDRLILIDISPHNLDFARKRVQTNIAEFIEQDVTKPWKIKPNSVDVIFSGFLLNELEEIDFVTSQAFKTLKNGGRFLFAITHPVWDLVTYLRGQADGKERTIRGSKGYFSRGYSKFTMDNSKIRDVDVAQKYQKVYEIEHYQRPISDYFNSLIKAGFVVEKMLEPEVTAELLEKQPKFPKTYPIGLVFVSRKP
- a CDS encoding GIY-YIG nuclease family protein, which translates into the protein MKSLQDYIIYAPKSPGVYQFQNADGDILYVGKAKNLKSRIKSYFLKEIGRGPSIDLMVSNARKIIFKETESEIEAVILEAELIKKIKPRYNIQFKDDKSFFVIHFTKEEFPCVGLRRIKDIPHEEFAREKKAGRLFGPYPNGMELKKSLRYLRKIFPYRDCSKTKYNLQAKKCRACIYGDIRVCTAPCADWVDKKQYNKNITYLKNFLRGKKAEVEQALYKEMKELSRQKRYEVAALTRNQVAALDHLRDVALGIRDDVFDSTKVYFKRMECFDISNISGSYAVGAMSVFISGKKAPEEYRKFKIKNVNGANDIAMMAEILRRRMNNKWGDPDLVVIDGGETHLKAALKVLTESGLHAPIISISKGPKRDKDELHFQNHDVKSYIEKTPGIKNNIVALRDEAHRFAISYYRDLHAKGMIK
- a CDS encoding Ni/Fe hydrogenase subunit alpha, producing MSSSVPKIEGHATFYAHLRAGKVDKARIIGLDGDRFVEKILFGRSYMEVPVITSRICGICPVIHNVTSTKAVENALDIKVSEQVETLRKLMLCGQMVQSHSLHLYLLVLPDFMGMSSSFELQKKHPDIFADAVALKSYADSIIEIIGGRAVHPVSNVPGGFKKFPEISELRKLLEESKKMTDLGIKTLKLFQSFNYPEISRKIIYSALSDLNEYAFYGGEIKTTSGENFKAKDYKKYIYEEILPYNRAKFGTLKGKEMMVGAIARINLNKKQLEKEIGSLKELGVGEELSDNPFGNIIAQAIENYYFIVKSEAIIEKLIKEGISEESIVEPKKIDEGVAACEAPRGTLFHYYKFDKEGMLEKCDIVTPTVQNLPALEYDMKKLGPFLKDLDETERTEMIEMLIRSYDPCITCATH
- the gap gene encoding type I glyceraldehyde-3-phosphate dehydrogenase, whose product is MLRVAINGFGRIGRAAAKIILDRPNVELVALNDLCPAETQAHLLKYDTCYGIYDREVGFSDNEIIVNNKKIHYLSEKNPGALPWKVLDIDVVIESTGIFLTNDLAKAHLEAGAKKVVLSAPAKDDSVPTFVIGANADKYDDESIVSNASCTTNCIAPVMKVIEDEFGVEKSMMTTIHSYTADQNLVDGPHKDLRRARAAAQNIVPTTTGAAIAATLTIPKLKNKFDGLSIRVPSPVVSLSDIVAVLSKKVSVDDINEALKKAADGSHKGIIQVSEEPLVSSDLKQNPYSSIVDLPLTCVIGGDLVKIIAWYDNEWGYSERLVDMVERVTNSK
- the tpiA gene encoding triose-phosphate isomerase, with amino-acid sequence MRRPMVVANWKMYTRASDAYILATSIRNSVASLDGVEVVVCPPVIWLSELSEILKRDGKVNLGAQNMFYEDEGPYTGEISPIMIRDVCKYVIVGHSERRAHFGETDFDVNEKVLAALKHGLSPIICVGEKTKSAPLSDAADQLEEALTHVPKNKYKDIVVAYEPVWAIGNHNAAPVEHAEKAVAKLREVIFRESPILYGGSIDHEKILNFAKSPLIDGVLVGSASLRASVFVEICRIWAANKSFKGDVVIPKEVDAASSN
- a CDS encoding HypC/HybG/HupF family hydrogenase formation chaperone, with translation MCLAIPGKIKEIKGAIALFDYEGEEYKADISLVQNPKVGDWILMHDGRALSKISETEAKENLKFIKTHKEMDHHDTE
- a CDS encoding ABC transporter permease subunit produces the protein MDNMIAIMYRKFIDQAISLLYYFGGLLAYSWMMIAMFPTMKTADLAGIYNQFPKEFLKFFGANGIESMGTVEGFLSIEFLSLFFILIIAFYIGSSAGSTIAGAIEKRTMDFQLSQPISRAKLLLSETIVGLLNTALLVFATSGSIYILAKAYDVSMSTRGIFVFAFVAIIFLWAFYGLAVLISSILRSKITVASITVSIIMGLYILNALSKIVDKLAKIEKYTLFNMYNPQKLLTDHIINWHQIEFLLLVLVVGIISSILIFNNKDI
- a CDS encoding ABC transporter ATP-binding protein, with protein sequence MNAIIEIKKLTKYYGKTLGIKSLDLDVIEGEIFGFIGPNGAGKSTTIRLLLDLIRPTAGSAKIFGKDIHRHSVELKQDIGYLPGEIFLPENLTGKSCINYFKSFKETIDDRYLKDLKSRFEFDDKKKISQYSKGNKQKLAIILALMHKPKLLILDEPTSGLDPLNQQEFYKVITETKEWRTTTFFSTHILDEAEFLCDRVGIIKDGRLLQIEDIDKFKEKNIREINLETTADIPLSALKIDGVEKTEKTDHGYRLITKGHNGELIKIISKFAIDDIKISEPSLEEIFMHFYEK